Within the Pseudonocardia alni genome, the region AGCCCCAACGTCACGAAGCGGAACCGTGTACCCATGATTGCGTCCTTCGCATCCGATTCGCGTCCCTGCGAATCCCGTGTTCCGCTCCGCGGAACAATTCAGACTCCGTCGTCCGGTAATTCTCGATGGATGCCACGCTGTGAGTCAATGAGCCGGGAGTTAATTCCGATGACAGCGTGGAAGCGAATGCTCAATTGTTTCTCTGAGCGGAACGAATGGTGGCTTCCTGCAACCCGCTCATCACGTCGGCGACCGGGCGGTCGTCGCGCAGGTCCCACAGCGTCGCGACGATCGTGGTCGCGTCGTCGGAGGGCACGGCGCGCTCGGCGTTGCCGGTGAACTTGGCGGCGAGCTCGTCGGCCGACAGCGGCCGCTGGGGCCCGCCGCGGTTGGTCCGCACCCGCTCGGTCACGGTGCTCCCGTCGGCCAGCTCGGCGGTCAGCACCGCCGGGAACTGGCGCGGGAACCCGGCCGTCGCCTCGTCGTCGGCCACGACCCGCACCCGCCCAGCCAGGTCCAGCCGTGCCGGGTCCGCCGCGGCGGCGTCGGTGAAGTCCTCGTGGAACACGCCCAGTCCGCCGCCGCCGACCAGCGCCGCGGCCACGGTGTAGGGCCCGGAGAACGCCGCGTGGTAGCCGGAGCGGGGGCGGGCCTTCTCCTCGGCCGGCTCGGCGATCGTCCGCAGCACCGGCGCGGGCACGCCCAGGGTCAGCTCCCGCACGTCGGTGGCACGCACGCCGCGCGCCCGCAACGCCAGCGCCGCGTCCACCCCGGCGTGGGTGAAGTGGTTGCAGGGGTAGGGCTTGAAGAACACCCCGGGGGTCTCCCACCGCTCGCCGAGCCCTTCGGTGACCCGCTCCGGGTGCACCCGCTCGCCGCAGAACGCGCGGAGGAACCCGAACCGGCCCTCGACCACGGTCGGCGGCCCGGTCAGGCCGTGCCGGGCCAGGTCGGCGGCGACCACGCCGGCGTGCGCGGCCCAGCCGCAGTGCACCCGCTTGATCGTGCCGCCGGTGCGGTTGGCCTCGATCACCCCGGCGCCCATGCTGGCGGCGATGCCGACCACCGAGGTGAGCCGGTCGGCGTCCAGGCCGGAGAGCATCCCCGAGGCGACCGCCGCGCCGATCGCGCCGCAGATCGCCGTCGCGTGCTGGCCGTGCTCGAAGAACACCGAGTTACCCAGGTCCTCGTCGTAGCCCGCCATGCCCAGCCGGCAGGTCACCTCGATGCCCATCGCGGCCGCGGCCAGCAACGCGCGCCCGCTCGCCCCGACCCGCTCGGCGGTGGCCAGCGCGGCCGGGACGACCGCGGCCGACGGGTGCAGCACGGAGGGCAGGTGGGTGTCGTCGAAGTCGAGGCTGTGCGCCAGGGTGCCGTTGACCAGGGCCGCGGACGGGGCCGGGAGCCGC harbors:
- a CDS encoding MmgE/PrpD family protein is translated as MSTTTPAQRIGEVGARLAADGVDDVLADDLVRRIVDVVGNSLAATREEPARIAGAVTAEWGGAPAATAIGQAQRLPAPSAALVNGTLAHSLDFDDTHLPSVLHPSAAVVPAALATAERVGASGRALLAAAAMGIEVTCRLGMAGYDEDLGNSVFFEHGQHATAICGAIGAAVASGMLSGLDADRLTSVVGIAASMGAGVIEANRTGGTIKRVHCGWAAHAGVVAADLARHGLTGPPTVVEGRFGFLRAFCGERVHPERVTEGLGERWETPGVFFKPYPCNHFTHAGVDAALALRARGVRATDVRELTLGVPAPVLRTIAEPAEEKARPRSGYHAAFSGPYTVAAALVGGGGLGVFHEDFTDAAAADPARLDLAGRVRVVADDEATAGFPRQFPAVLTAELADGSTVTERVRTNRGGPQRPLSADELAAKFTGNAERAVPSDDATTIVATLWDLRDDRPVADVMSGLQEATIRSAQRNN